A stretch of Penaeus vannamei isolate JL-2024 chromosome 18, ASM4276789v1, whole genome shotgun sequence DNA encodes these proteins:
- the LOC113826327 gene encoding serine protease HTRA3 isoform X3 gives MAGKGALRSTMLCLMVFALFSAAGAASAARPEAMQCGPCNPNRCPAIGQCHRGITWDVCNCCEVCAKGLDEECGGPWGAYGKCGYGLTCLKDARECPYLFHPRGSGADTGSNICDDYLFNAIGRCVRSEETVDSAFKRKGMIELQRDETDLEPGKNPLQKGDAIIGKRLMLKGVLRGVEY, from the exons ATGGCCGGAAAGGGTGCTCTCAG ATCAACAATGCTGTGCCTCATGGTCTTCGCGCTCTTCTCCGCGGCTGGTGCTGCCTCCGCCGCCAG GCCTGAGGCGATGCAGTGCGGCCCTTGCAATCCCAACCGGTGTCCTGCGATTGGGCAGTGCCACCGCGGGATAACCTGGGATGTGTGCAACTGCTGCGAAGTCTGCGCTAAG GGTCTGGACGAGGAGTGCGGTGGTCCTTGGGGCGCGTACGGCAAATGCGGGTACGGCCTCACGTGCCTCAAGGATGCCAGGGAGTGCCCCTACCTGTTCCACCCTCGAGGCTCCGGCGCAGACACTGGCTCAAATATTTGCGACGATTACCTGTTCAATG CCATCGGGAGGTGCGTGAGGAGCGAGGAGACGGTGGACTCAGCCTTCAAGCGGAAAGGGATGATCGAGCTGCAGCGGGACGAGACGGACCTGGAGCCCGGCAAGAATCCTCTTCAGAAGGGCGACGCCATCATCGGCAAGAGGCTGATGCTGAAGGGCGTCTTGAGGGGCGTCGAGTATTAG
- the LOC113826327 gene encoding serine protease HTR4 isoform X1, which produces MPSWRSHSRTHFRRAGIKASPTSAGRQCRVRRPFSLSSPGPPVSTMLCLMVFALFSAAGAASAARPEAMQCGPCNPNRCPAIGQCHRGITWDVCNCCEVCAKGLDEECGGPWGAYGKCGYGLTCLKDARECPYLFHPRGSGADTGSNICDDYLFNAIGRCVRSEETVDSAFKRKGMIELQRDETDLEPGKNPLQKGDAIIGKRLMLKGVLRGVEY; this is translated from the exons ATGCCCTCCTGGCGATCCCACTCTCGGACGCATTTCCGACGCGCAGGCATAAAAGCGTCCCCGACGAGCGCCGGACGCCAGTGTCGCGTCcgccgccctttctccctctcgtctcctggCCCGCCCGT ATCAACAATGCTGTGCCTCATGGTCTTCGCGCTCTTCTCCGCGGCTGGTGCTGCCTCCGCCGCCAG GCCTGAGGCGATGCAGTGCGGCCCTTGCAATCCCAACCGGTGTCCTGCGATTGGGCAGTGCCACCGCGGGATAACCTGGGATGTGTGCAACTGCTGCGAAGTCTGCGCTAAG GGTCTGGACGAGGAGTGCGGTGGTCCTTGGGGCGCGTACGGCAAATGCGGGTACGGCCTCACGTGCCTCAAGGATGCCAGGGAGTGCCCCTACCTGTTCCACCCTCGAGGCTCCGGCGCAGACACTGGCTCAAATATTTGCGACGATTACCTGTTCAATG CCATCGGGAGGTGCGTGAGGAGCGAGGAGACGGTGGACTCAGCCTTCAAGCGGAAAGGGATGATCGAGCTGCAGCGGGACGAGACGGACCTGGAGCCCGGCAAGAATCCTCTTCAGAAGGGCGACGCCATCATCGGCAAGAGGCTGATGCTGAAGGGCGTCTTGAGGGGCGTCGAGTATTAG
- the LOC113826327 gene encoding serine protease HTRA3 isoform X4: MLCLMVFALFSAAGAASAARPEAMQCGPCNPNRCPAIGQCHRGITWDVCNCCEVCAKGLDEECGGPWGAYGKCGYGLTCLKDARECPYLFHPRGSGADTGSNICDDYLFNAIGRCVRSEETVDSAFKRKGMIELQRDETDLEPGKNPLQKGDAIIGKRLMLKGVLRGVEY; the protein is encoded by the exons ATGCTGTGCCTCATGGTCTTCGCGCTCTTCTCCGCGGCTGGTGCTGCCTCCGCCGCCAG GCCTGAGGCGATGCAGTGCGGCCCTTGCAATCCCAACCGGTGTCCTGCGATTGGGCAGTGCCACCGCGGGATAACCTGGGATGTGTGCAACTGCTGCGAAGTCTGCGCTAAG GGTCTGGACGAGGAGTGCGGTGGTCCTTGGGGCGCGTACGGCAAATGCGGGTACGGCCTCACGTGCCTCAAGGATGCCAGGGAGTGCCCCTACCTGTTCCACCCTCGAGGCTCCGGCGCAGACACTGGCTCAAATATTTGCGACGATTACCTGTTCAATG CCATCGGGAGGTGCGTGAGGAGCGAGGAGACGGTGGACTCAGCCTTCAAGCGGAAAGGGATGATCGAGCTGCAGCGGGACGAGACGGACCTGGAGCCCGGCAAGAATCCTCTTCAGAAGGGCGACGCCATCATCGGCAAGAGGCTGATGCTGAAGGGCGTCTTGAGGGGCGTCGAGTATTAG